One genomic segment of Cydia splendana chromosome 5, ilCydSple1.2, whole genome shotgun sequence includes these proteins:
- the LOC134790494 gene encoding transmembrane 9 superfamily member 2: MITTASLFVCALSLLTCVKAFYLPGLAPVNYCSKTGEDNANTCKNEIPLYVNRLNTEESVIPFEYHHFDFCTTDETQSPVENLGQVVFGERIRPSPYKLNFMENVDCAAVCTKTYKGSNPESLKKLNLLKMGMALYYQHHWILDNMPVTWCYLVDKEKTYCSTGFPMGCQVRRDLDTCTPIVATNQAPVGAYFLFNHVDIEITYHSGAEEEWGVGFGENGGRIISAKIKPASIRHTNTEKLDCNARTPLEIPNMLTGDETFSITYSYRVTFHRNNTIKWSSRWDYILESMPHTNIQWFSILNSLVIVLFLSGMVAMILLRTLHKDIARYNQMECGEDAQEEFGWKLVHGDVFRPPRRGMLLAVFLGSGAQVFGMTLVTLAFACLGFLSPANRGALMTCALVAWVLLGAAAGYVSARIYKSFGGRRWKSNILLTSMVCPGVVFSLFFIMNLVLWGKGSSAAIPFSTLLALLALWFGVSVPLTFIGAYFGFRKRILDHPVRTNQIPRQIPEQSLYTQAVPGVVMGGVLPFGCIFIQLFFILNSLWSSQMYYMFGFLFLVFVILVITCSETTILLCYFHLCAEDYHWWWRAFLSSGSTAGYLFVYCCHYFVTKLNIEDAASTFLYFGYTLIMVFLFFLLTGTIGFMACFWFVRKIYSVVKVD, encoded by the exons ATGATCACGACAGCTTCATTATTCGTTTGCGCATTATCGCTTTTGACATGTGTAAAAGCGTTTTATTTACCCGGCTTAGCCCCGGTAAATTACTGCAGTAAAACCGGCGAGGATAACGCAAACACTTGCAAA AATGAAATCCCATTGTATGTGAACAGATTAAACACAGAAGAGTCAGTGATACCATTTGAATATCACCACTTTGATTTCTGCACAACAGATGAAACTCAATCCCCGGTTGAGAATCTTGGACAAGTTGTGTTCGGGGAGCGAATTAGGCCAAGTCCGTACAAGCTGAATTTTATGGAAAATGTGGATTGTGCAGCTGTGTGTACAAAGACTTACAAGGGATCTAACCCGGAGTCGCTAAAGAAGTTGAACTTGTTGAAGATGGGTATGGCGCTGTATTATCAGCATCATTGGATACTGGACAATATGCCGGTGACCTGGTGCTACTTGGTGGATAAGGAGAAGACTTATTGCAGCACTGGCTTCCCTATGGGATGCCAAGTCAGGAGGGATTTG GACACATGTACACCGATCGTAGCGACTAATCAAGCCCCGGTCGGCGCATACTTCCTGTTCAACCACGTGGACATCGAGATAACGTACCACAGCGGCGCCGAGGAGGAGTGGGGCGTCGGCTTCGGCGAGAATGGCGGCAGGATTATCTCGGCTAAG ATCAAACCAGCCAGCATCCGGCACACGAACACCGAAAAGCTCGACTGCAATGCTCGAACTCCCCTCGAAATACCCAACATGCTCACCGGAGACGAGACCTTCTCCATCACCTACTCCTACAGAGTCACATTCCACCGGAATAACACCATCAAATGGTCATCCAGATGGGACTACATCCTCGAATCGATGCCGCATACGAATATTCAGTGGTTCTCCATATTGAACTCGCTGGTTATAGTGCTCTTCCTTAGTGGAATGGTTGCTATGATTTTGTTGAGGACTCTTCATAAGGATATTGCGAGATATAATCAGATGGAGTGCGGAGAGGATGCTCAG GAAGAGTTTGGTTGGAAACTGGTGCACGGAGATGTGTTTCGGCCGCCGCGGCGGGGAATGCTGCTGGCTGTCTTCCTGGGATCCGGGGCGCAG GTGTTCGGCATGACCTTGGTGACCCTCGCATTCGCATGCCTCGGTTTCCTGTCGCCCGCCAACCGCGGCGCCCTGATGACGTGCGCGCTGGTTGCTTGGGTGTTGCTAGGAGCGGCCGCTGGTTATGTCAGCGCGCGTATCTACAAGAGCTTCGGCGGACGGCGGTGGAAGAGCAACATACTGCTCACTTCGATGGTGTGCCCTGG CGTGGTGTTCTCCCTGTTCTTCATAATGAACCTGGTTCTCTGGGGCAAAGGCTCATCGGCGGCCATTCCATTTTCGACCCTATTGGCGCTGCTGGCTCTGTGGTTCGGAGTGTCTGTGCCGCTAACATTCATCGGCGCTTACTTCGGCTTTAGGAAGAGG ATCCTGGACCACCCTGTGCGCACCAACCAGATCCCCCGACAGATCCCTGAGCAGTCTCTCTACACGCAAGCAGTGCCCGGCGTTGTTATGGGCGGTGTGCTGCCGTTCGGCTGCATCTTCATACAACTGTTCTTCATTCTCAACTCTCTGTGGTCTAGCCAG ATGTACTACATGTTCGGCTTCCTATTCCTCGTGTTCGTGATCCTCGTGATCACATGCTCCGAGACAACCATCCTGCTCTGCTACTTCCACCTCTGCGCCGAGGACTACCACTGGTGGTGGCGCGCCTTCTTATCCTCAGGCTCCACCGCTGGTTACCTCTTCGTCTACTGCTGTCATTACTTCGTCACCAAACTGAACATAGAAGACGCCGCCTCCACTTTCCTCTACTTCGGTTACACGCTGATAATGGTATTCTTATTCTTCCTTTTAACGGGCACTATAGGATTCATGGCCTGCTTCTGGTTCGTGAGGAAGATTTACAGTGTAGTTAAGGTAGATTAG